From a region of the Notolabrus celidotus isolate fNotCel1 chromosome 14, fNotCel1.pri, whole genome shotgun sequence genome:
- the taok1a gene encoding serine/threonine-protein kinase TAO1: MPNSSRAGSLKDPDVAELFYREDPEKLFSDLREIGHGSFGAVYFARDVRTNEVVAIKKMSYSGKQSTEKWQDIIKEVKFLQRIQHPNSIEYKGCYLREHTAWLVMEYCLGSASDLLEVHKKPLQEVEIAAITHGALQGLAYLHSHNMIHRDIKAGNVLLTEPGQVKLADFGSASIACPANSFVGTPYWMAPEVILAMDEGQYDGKVDIWSLGITCIELAERKPPLFNMNAMSALYHIAQNESPMLQSSEWTDYFRNFVDSCLQKIPQDRPNSEELLKHAFVQRERPESVLIDLISRTKDAVRELDNLQYRKMKKILFQEAHNGPTTEAQDEEEEPEHSVGRTGTVNSVGSNQSIPSMSISASSQSSSVNSLTDAGDDKSEVDMDGDHTVMSNSSVIHLKPEEETYNEESEPNTRPTEPQSPPAQTPRPKRNREHFATIRTASVLTRQIKEHEQDSELREQILGYKRMRRQHQKQLMALENKLKAEMDEHRLRLDKELENQRNSFAQEMEKLIKKHQASMEKDAKTFSNDEKKFQQHIQSQQKKELNSFLESQKREYKLRKEQLKEELNENQSTPKKEKQEWLSKQKENFQHFQAEEEANLQRRQRQYLDLECRRFKRRILIARHNIEQDLVREELNKRQTQKDLEHAMLLRHHESMQELEFRQLNNIQKTRAELIRLQHQTELTNQQEYNKRRERELRRKHVMEVRQQPKSLKSKEIQIKKQFQDTCKIQTRQYKALRNHLLETTPKSEHKAVLKRLKQEQHRKLAILAEQYDHSINEMLSTQALRLDETQEAQCQALRMQLQQELELLNAYQSKIKMQTDAQHDRERKDLEQRVSLRRALLEQKIEEEMMSLQNERLERIRSLLERQAREVEAFDSESMRLGFSNMVLSNVSPEGLSNSFPGAPGNWSHHQQQSGGSHGSPWSGSGSSGAGSSHQGSHHHYHSSPGGAPMQQGWGQGMQGGGAPSPWGHPSAASLVSRSSGGVQNSPQGMGRTPSGGRSEQNMSRSTSVTSQISNGSHLSYT, from the exons GCACGGGATGTGCGGACAAATGAGGTGGTGGCCATCAAGAAGATGTCTTACAGTGGAAAGCAGTCCACTGAG AAATGGCAAGACATCATCAAGGAGGTGAAATTCCTACAGAGAATACAGCACCCAAACAGCATAGAGTACAAAGGATGTTACCTGCGAGAGCACACAGCCTGG CTGGTAATGGAGTACTGTCTCGGCTCTGCTTCTGATTTGTTAGAAG TTCACAAGAAACCTCTGCAAGAAGTTGAAATCGCTGCAATTACCCACGGTGCTCTTCAAGGCCTGGCTTATCTTCACTCCCACAACATGATTCACCG AGATATCAAGGCGGGAAACGTGTTGCTGACAGAGCCGGGGCAGGTGAAACTGGCAGATTTTGGTTCTGCCTCCATCGCCTGTCCTGCCAACTCGTTTGTTGGGACTCCATATTG gaTGGCCCCAGAAGTAATTTTAGCTATGGATGAGGGTCAGTATGATGGAAAGGTGGACATATGGTCTTTGGGGATAACCTGCATTGAATTAG CTGAGAGGAAGCCTCCCCTGTTCAACATGAATGCAATGAGTGCCTTATACCACATAGCACAGAATGAAAGCCCCATGCTGCAGTCTAGTGAATG GACGGATTATTTCCGAAACTTTGTAGACTCTTGCCTTCAGAAAATTCCCCAGGATAGGCCGAACTCTGAGGAGCTCTTAAAG CATGCATTTGTTCAACGTGAGCGACCAGAATCAGTTCTTATAGACCTGATAAGTCGGACCAAGGATGCAGTACGAGAGCTGGACAATCTGCAGTATCGTAAAATGAAGAAGATCTTGTTTCAGGAAGCCCATAACGGCCCCACAACAGAGGCacaagatgaagaggag gagCCAGAGCACAGCGTGGGTCGGACGGGCACAGTGAACAGTGTGGGGAGCAACCAGTCCATACCCAGTATGTCGATCAGTGCCAGTTCGCAGAGCAGTTCAGTCAACAGTCTGACGGATGCAGGAGATGACAAGAGTGAGGTGGACATGGACGGGGATCACACAGTCATGTCCAACAGCTCTGTGATACACCTGAAACCG GAGGAAGAGACATACAATGAAGAGTCGGAGCCTAACACCCGGCCGACTGAGCCCCAGTCCCCTCCTGCACAGACTCCACGGCCAAAACGGAACCGCGAGCATTTTGCTACTATTCGCACAGCCTCAGTG CTCACTCGGCAGATCAAGGAGCACGAGCAGGACTCTGAGTTGAGAGAGCAGATACTGGGCTACAAGCGGATGAGGCGGCAGCACCAGAAACAGCTGATGGCTCTGGAAAACAAGCTGAAGGCCGAGATGGATGAGCACAGACTCCGTTTGGACAAAGAGCTGGAGAACCAGAGGAACAGCTTTGCCCAGGAGATGGAGAAACTGATAAAGAAGCACCAGGCGTCCATGGAGAAAGAT gcAAAAACTTTTAGCAATGACGAAAAGAAGTTCCAACAACATATTCAGAGTCAGCAGAAGAAAGAGCTCAACAGCTTCCTTGAGTCACAGAAACGGGAGTATAAACTTCGCAAGGAACAACTCAAAGAG GAGCTGAATGAAAACCAGTCCACACCCAAGAAAGAGAAGCAGGAGTGGTTGTCAAAGCAAAAAGAGAACTTCCAACATTTCCAAGCTGAGGAAGAGGCCAACCTACAGCGCAGACAGAGGCAGTATCTGGACCTGGAGTGCCGCAGGTTTAAACGGAGGATCTTGATCGCTCGCCATAATATTGAGCAGGACTTAGTGCGTGAG GAGCTCAACAAGCGTCAAACCCAGAAGGATTTGGAACACGCCATGCTTCTCCGGCACCACGAGTCCATGCAGGAGCTGGAGTTCCGCCAGCTCAACAACATCCAAAAGACAAGGGCCGAGCTGATCCGCCTGCAGCACCAGACGGAGCTCACCAACCAGCAGGAATACaacaagaggagggagagggaactTCGGCGCAAGCATGTCATGGAGGTTCGCCAGCAGCCCAAGAGCCTCAAG TCCAAAGAGATACAGATCAAGAAGCAGTTCCAGGACACATGTAAGATTCAGACCCGGCAGTACAAAGCACTGAGGAATCATCTGTTGGAGACCACACCAAAGTCAGAGCACAAGGCCGTCCTCAAACGGCTGAAGCAGGAGCAGCACCGCAAACTCGCCATCCTGGCAGAGCAGTACGACCACTCCATCAACGAGATGCTCTCCACTCAGGCG CTACGTCTGGATGAGACTCAGGAGGCTCAGTGCCAAGCCCTCAGAATGCAGCTTCAGCAGGAGCTGGAGCTTCTCAACGCCTACCAGAGCAAGATCAAGATGCAGACGGATGCCCAGCATGACCGTGAGAGGAAGGACCTGGAGCAGAGAGTGTCACTCAGGAGGGCCCTGCTGGAACAGAAG aTTGAGGAGGAGATGATGTCCCTTCAGAATGAGCGCTTGGAGCGAATCCGGAGCCTGCTGGAACGTCAAGCCCGAGAAGTGGAGGCTTTCGACTCGGAGAGTATGCGCCTGGGTTTCAGCAACATGGTGCTATCGAACGTCTCCCCAGAGGGGCTCAGCAATAGCTTTCCGGGGGCTCCAGGAAACTGGAGTCACCATCAGCAGCAGTCCGGGGGCTCTCATGGGTCCCCCTGGAGCGGCAGCGGATCATCAGGCGCAGGGTCAAGCCACCAAGGCAGCCATCACCACTATCACTCCAGTCCAGGAGGGGCACCTATGCAGCAAGGCTGGGGGCAGGGTATGCAAGGAGGCGGGGCTCCATCACCGTGGGGCCACCCATCGGCAGCATCCCTGGTATCCCGCAGCAGCGGAGGTGTACAGAACAGCCCCCAGGGGATGGGGAGGACACCCTCAGGAGGGCGCAGTGAGCAGAACATGAGCAGGAGTACCAGTGTCACCTCTCAAATATCCAACGGGTCACACCTCTCCTACACATAG